DNA sequence from the Denticeps clupeoides unplaced genomic scaffold, fDenClu1.1, whole genome shotgun sequence genome:
GCTGCACATTTAACAAAAGGACCTTTTTCGCTCAGCACACCCAGCAAAATCAGCACATTTCTGCAGGGTGGATGTCTCACCTGTATCTGTAGTCTGTAAATTTCACCTGGTCAGCTTTCAACTTCGACAGCAGAAGTTTCAAAATTTttaggaaaatgtaaaaaatgatctAGACAATATGAAGAAATATTCAGTCAGGCTGTTCACTGCCCTAAAACTAGCATAACAAGAGCTTGACCTTCATTCCATGTAAgaaaacattcattcatttagttcagacatacagtacaggaaaaagtttggacacaccttctcattcaatgtgttttctttattttcatgaccatttacgttggtagattctcactgaaggcatcaaaactatgaatgaacacatgtggagttatgtacttaacaaaaagtggagacctggactccacagtcaccggacctgaacccggtcgagatggtttggggtgagctggaccgcagagtgaaggcaaaggggccaacaagtgctaaacacctctgggaacgcATTCAagagctcatcgagagaatgccaagagtgtgcaaagcagtaatcagagcaaagggtgaagaaactagaatataaaacatgttttcagttatttcacctttttttgttaagtacataactccacatgtgttcatttatagttctgatgccttcagtgagaatctaccaacgtaaatgctcatgaaaataaagaaaacacattgaatgagaaggtgtgtccgaactttcggcctgtactgtatgtagctcatcgagagaatgccaagagtgtgcaaagcagtaatcagagcaaagggtgaagaaactagaatataaaacatgttttcagttatttcacctttttttgttaagtacataactccacatgtgttcatttatagttctgatgccttcagtgagaatctaccaacgtaaatgctcatgaaaataaagaaaacacattgaatgagaaggtgtgtccgaactttcggcctgtactgtatgttgatAGAAGCCAGTGTCTTGAGATGATTGATTAAGCATATTGGGCTGGTGGACAGATTGATCTGAACAAAGGGCTTAATAATAGGGCATTAATGGTTAGATTGTCTCAAAATCAAATCTAAAATTCCAGCCACAATCCAGCTGAGTGAGTTTTGTCCCTGTGGTCGCAGGGGTTAAACAGCCACATTCACATTCTGCAGGCTTTTGAACTCTCCGTGCAAAATGGCATTTTTAGGGTCCAGTTCAGTTTCTGTGCTGAACTGAGATCCATAACCGGCCCAGTTTCACAGGAAAACCGTGACAGCGCGTGACCGCTCGCAATGCTGATCACATGACGGCTCATGACCGGCCTGCCGGTGCTGCAAAATCAGTGTGACAGATGTCTGTTGTGGTGAAGCAACTGCAAATGTCCGATATGGGCTGTCAGGTGACATGTTCTACTCACCAGCACTGCTAATGTGATGGGTCCTCTGATGATCCACCAGATGAGTCTAGTACTGTTGCTCCAGCAGCTGGTGAAAATAGTCACAATCATGATCACTTTTTTCTTATAAAGTATTATGATGAAATTATAAGAGTGTGTGCTTGGCCCTGTGCAGGTAAAAATGTGTGCGTTTCTTTTTAAGCAGTAAATGAACTTCTCTGGAGGGTGCTTGACATAGGACTGTATGAGTTTCATTGGCCTTCATGTATATCATGTAAAATGAATGATGTTGGTATTAAATGTGTGGCGTGAGGTTAAAGTTGTAATAGTGAAAAGATCACAATAATAACTCATGACCCGAATGACAACGgcaaaaaatattaatagaaTGCACGCCGAAAGGCCgaattgtactttttaatttgaTCAGCCAAATATATTATACCTGACGGAGGCAACTAAAAGAAAATTTGTCGTTTTGtaacatgataataataagagaataatgagaataaaaaaaataaggacTTCTGTTTTGTAcagttattaaaatgcattagttgctctgtaatttattttaactttttgaTCAGTATGCGCCAAGTATGCATTAGTCAAAAGAGGTGAGAGGTGGACGGGAAATACTTACTCCTCATTTTCATATAATGTTTTTGCAACTAGCCATGGTACCACAAAGAAGATTGGtgtgccttaaaaaaaaaataaaaaatttaataaagcatttatgttattattttttttgtgaacgtTTGCTGATGCGATAGACCATGCTGAACGTGTGAAGACCCACCCCAGCCAATCAGCATGTAGCGCTGCAACAGTCGTCTTTTGGTCAGCACGGTGGTgaagagcagtgtgtgcagGAAGATCGCCTCCACCAGGAGCCAGAAGTAATTGCAGCTGACGAAGTACTCCATGGCCACCCTGGAGCCTTTGCACAGCAGCGCGGTctggggtggggggcaggggACACGCTCTGGTTTTCACGTGAACATGGACACGTCCctcacacacagcagacagacagcagggCCGCAGAGAGCCGTACCACGGAGTCGGAGTAGCTGTTCCAGCCGCCGGCGTCGCTGGTCAGGCTGGAGTGCATCGCCTGTAAGATGACCTCCTTTGTGATCACCGCCATCGCCCTCAGCATGAAGGACACAAAGAGATTCATGTGGATGTAGTTCCTGGTGCAGTGCAGCTTCCTGCGAGGCACAAAGTTTACGTCCTGATTAAAATCAAATTGGATCGAGTTGAATGGAATTTGATCACCGTGTGGGGAAAAAATCCAGTTAATTCTCCTCTGTACTGTAACCTACGAAATGATCCCATCAATGTACATGAAGTTAGAACCGGAACATAATGGACATAATTGCATTACTGTAACCCCAAAGTTACCGTTAATGAACTGAACTGAGGGAAGAAGATGTAAAATACAATCAtctccccttctccccttctgtCTTAATTAACCTGAAATAACTGATATTAAAAAGGCGGGAGGGCATGTCTTCCTGCACGTGCCGGTGTTTTTATCTCCTTGGCAGTGGCCCGGTGTGTTTTCCTTATAAGGGCATTGTTTACACCGGCCTGGTGTGCACCGTTGGAACGTTTAGAATGTCACGAGGCTTGTGAATGCTGATCGGGATCGATGTATTTCGGACTCGCCATGCCTTCTATCGCGGCTCTCCCACTGTGATAGGGAATATCGGTCAGACCGTCGCTTTCCCTCGTGGCTGGGCAATAACTCGTCACGTCTACATGTTTAATATACAGTGTGTATAAGGACCGGATTCACCAAATTAATTTGAGACAAGATTCATTCTGCATGTTTGTTGAGTTAAATTGAAAGTGTTTCATAGGCTTTGAAATATCATGGAATGACATAATGTTCCAGATTCCCCTTTAAACGTCCCCACTCACCTCAGCAGGCCCATGACAAGCATGGCGATGGAGAGGGACGAGAAAGACATCGAGTATCCCACCATGGAGACGACCCTCAGCACAGAGAACTGGAACATTTTCTCCTCCTGATTGACAGGGAGACAGGACAGGGCAGGGCGCCGGTCAGCTCGTCCCCCCGCCAGAAACACGCCAGCGTCACGCGCGTAGGTGCTGGATCACCTCGTCTGTGATGACCAGCAGGTTTTTGCACTCCGAGTCATCTCGCCAGTCCTCGCTCGAGTTGTCCCGGGCGCGCCAGCTCCCGCTGGACAGGCATTCCTTGTAAACTCTGCCTGCGCCATCTGGAAAAAGACAGGAAGCTCCAGGCATCCACACACAAAGTGTCTATTAAAATACTGTATTCATGCTGGACGTGATGTCTTGACGTcttgaaggagaaggagaaaaattaaatatctgggatggtagtagcctagtgggtaacacactcgtctatgaaccagaagacccaggttcaaatcccacttactaccattgtgtccctgagcaagacagttaaccctaagttgctccagggggaactgtccctgtaactactgattgtaagtcgctgtggat
Encoded proteins:
- the LOC114772859 gene encoding glucagon-like peptide 2 receptor gives rise to the protein MGSKLGDVISKRKEYWGICNRTLLAASYPETGVYCNGSFDNFACWPHSPPGNVSVPCPSYLSWAKQDGAGRVYKECLSSGSWRARDNSSEDWRDDSECKNLLVITDEEEKMFQFSVLRVVSMVGYSMSFSSLSIAMLVMGLLRKLHCTRNYIHMNLFVSFMLRAMAVITKEVILQAMHSSLTSDAGGWNSYSDSVTALLCKGSRVAMEYFVSCNYFWLLVEAIFLHTLLFTTVLTKRRLLQRYMLIGWGTPIFFVVPWLVAKTLYENEDCWSNSTRLIWWIIRGPITLAVLIIFYIFLKILKLLLSKLKADQVKFTDYRYSLARATLVLIPLLGIHEVVFALIMDEYVEGRHRYVRNFIHLTLSSFQGFLVAVLYCFANGEVQGELKKRWQLFRLARRLEVHSCCHRMRPGILQRCHPGHPGHTFAQNELGGAGVDHARPQTEPMAVQSAGQVQQGHGRKSLSSSDGEMTLGETMEEILEESAF